A genomic region of Arachis hypogaea cultivar Tifrunner chromosome 5, arahy.Tifrunner.gnm2.J5K5, whole genome shotgun sequence contains the following coding sequences:
- the LOC112802103 gene encoding probable glycosyltransferase At3g07620 isoform X1, protein MKMGVMSILDRRLYHIATMRFLFVGVLVAIVVVFQCFALPSWRLHSLLDSEKLSVALPAKDMGNGVDLDYEMESNVDGNLIIGETLDSSYGGENSEDAIQKGFTHERPNYAHDPVEYRYNASPLGVPPKGITFLDEDLGTLITARKSSNGSGMQRGEMKAQNEKSPLLKVPLSNLSTSLTRMNSLLLQSFNSSYMRPRWSSRPDRELLSAKLEIEKGRVVSNPSGLYAPIFRDVAKFSRSYALMERRLKVYVYREGDKPIFHQPRTRGLYASEGWFMKLMEGNKRFVVKDPRRAHLFYLPFSSQKLRITLAEQKLNGKQMEQYLERYVHLIAGRYRFWNRTGGADHFLVACHDWASQITRQPMKNCIRSLCNSNIAKGFQIGKDTTLPVTYIHSMMDPLRGFTGKSPSERSILAFFAGSMHGYLRPVLLKHWENKESDMKIFGPMGRDIEGKKLYMEYMNSSKYCICARGYEVHTPRIVEAIFSECVPVIISDNYVPPFFEVLNWEAFSVTVSERDIPNLREILVSIPEEKYLALHLGVKKVQQHFLWHRIPVKYDLFHMILHAIWNNRLSQIRPR, encoded by the exons ATGAAAATGGGTGTTATGTCTATTCTAGATCGGAGATTGTACCATATTGCTACTATGCGGTTCTTATTTGTTGGTGTGTTGGTTGCAATAGTAGTTGTTTTCCAATGTTTTGCACTTCCCTCTTGGAGATTACATTCTCTGTTAGATTCGGAGAAGCTCTCAGTAGCTCTGCCAGCTAAGGATATGGGAAATGGAGTAGATTTGGACTATGAGATGGAGTCTAATGTGGATGGGAATTTGATCATTGGAGAGACCCTAGATAGCAGTTATGGAGGGGAAAATAGTGAAGATGCAATTCAGAAAGGTTTCACTCATGAAAGACCAAATTATGCACATGATCCTGTAGAATACAGATATAATGCTTCACCACTAGGGGTTCCTCCAAAGGGCATAACATTTCTGGATGAAGATTTGGGCACCTTAATCACTGCAAGAAAATCTTCAAATGGCAGTGGAATGCAAAGGGGGGAAATGAAAGCTCAAAATGAGAAGTCACCTCTATTGAAAGTTCCTTTGTCCAATTTGAGTACTTCATTGACTCGGATGAACTCCTTATTGCTTCAGAGTTTTAACTCTTCTTATATG AGACCTAGGTGGTCTTCTCGTCCTGATCGTGAACTCTTATCAGCAAAACTGGAGATCGAAAAAGGCCGTGTCGTATCAAATCCTTCTGGGCTTTATGCACCTATTTTCCGGGATGTTGCCAAGTTCTCAAG GAGTTATGCACTGATGGAACGCAGGCTCAAAGTTTACGTCTACAGAGAAGGAGATAAGCCTATATTTCACCAGCCAAGGACGAGGGGACTATATGCATCCGAAGGTTGGTTTATGAAACTGATGGAGGGAAATAAACGGTTCGTAGTGAAGGATCCTCGCAGAGCTCATTTGTTTTACCTGCCATTCAGTTCACAAAAGCTAAGAATTACTCTTGCTGAACAAAAGCTTAATGGTAAGCAGATGGAGCAATACCTAGAGAGGTACGTGCATTTAATCGCAGGAAGATATCGATTCTGGAACAGAACTGGGGGAGCAGACCATTTTCTTGTTGCTTGTCATGACTGG GCCTCTCAAATCACAAGGCAACCAATGAAAAATTGTATTAGGTCTCTCTGCAACTCAAATATTGCTAAAGGCTTCCAAATAGGAAAAGACACCACTCTACCAGTTACATATATACACTCTATGATGGATCCTCTAAGAGGTTTTACAGGTAAATCTCCTTCAGAGAGATCTATTCTCGCCTTCTTTGCGGGGAGCATGCATGGTTATCTCCGTCCCGTGCTGCTAAAACACTGGGAAAACAAAGAATCAGACATGAAAATTTTCGGTCCAATGGGGCGCGATATTGAAGGTAAGAAACTTTACATGGAATACATGAACAGCAGTAAATATTGCATATGTGCTAGAGGCTATGAGGTTCACACCCCAAGAATAGTTGAGGCCATTTTTTCTGAGTGTGTCCCAGTTATCATATCAGATAATTATGTGCCACCTTTTTTTGAAGTTTTGAATTGGGAAGCATTTTCTGTAACTGTTAGTGAAAGGGATATCCCAAATCTAAGAGAAATACTTGTCTCAATCCCAGAAGAGAAGTACCTTGCATTGCATTTGGGAGTGAAGAAGGTTCAGCAACATTTTCTGTGGCATAGGATTCCTGTTAAGTATGACTTGTTTCATATGATTCTTCATGCAATATGGAACAATAGGCTTTCTCAGATTAGACCAAGATAA
- the LOC112802103 gene encoding probable glycosyltransferase At3g07620 isoform X2 — translation MKMGVMSILDRRLYHIATMRFLFVGVLVAIVVVFQCFALPSWRLHSLLDSEKLSVALPAKDMGNGVDLDYEMESNVDGNLIIGETLDSSYGGENSEDAIQKGFTHERPNYAHDPVEYRYNASPLGVPPKGITFLDEDLGTLITARKSSNGSGMQRGEMKAQNEKSPLLKVPLSNLSTSLTRMNSLLLQSFNSSYMRPRWSSRPDRELLSAKLEIEKGRVVSNPSGLYAPIFRDVAKFSRSYALMERRLKVYVYREGDKPIFHQPRTRGLYASEGWFMKLMEGNKRFVVKDPRRAHLFYLPFSSQKLRITLAEQKLNGKQMEQYLERYVHLIAGRYRFWNRTGGADHFLVACHDWASQITRQPMKNCIRSLCNSNIAKGFQIGKDTTLPVTYIHSMMDPLRGFTGKSPSERSILAFFAGSMHGYLRPVLLKHWENKESDMKIFGPMGRDIEEEKYLALHLGVKKVQQHFLWHRIPVKYDLFHMILHAIWNNRLSQIRPR, via the exons ATGAAAATGGGTGTTATGTCTATTCTAGATCGGAGATTGTACCATATTGCTACTATGCGGTTCTTATTTGTTGGTGTGTTGGTTGCAATAGTAGTTGTTTTCCAATGTTTTGCACTTCCCTCTTGGAGATTACATTCTCTGTTAGATTCGGAGAAGCTCTCAGTAGCTCTGCCAGCTAAGGATATGGGAAATGGAGTAGATTTGGACTATGAGATGGAGTCTAATGTGGATGGGAATTTGATCATTGGAGAGACCCTAGATAGCAGTTATGGAGGGGAAAATAGTGAAGATGCAATTCAGAAAGGTTTCACTCATGAAAGACCAAATTATGCACATGATCCTGTAGAATACAGATATAATGCTTCACCACTAGGGGTTCCTCCAAAGGGCATAACATTTCTGGATGAAGATTTGGGCACCTTAATCACTGCAAGAAAATCTTCAAATGGCAGTGGAATGCAAAGGGGGGAAATGAAAGCTCAAAATGAGAAGTCACCTCTATTGAAAGTTCCTTTGTCCAATTTGAGTACTTCATTGACTCGGATGAACTCCTTATTGCTTCAGAGTTTTAACTCTTCTTATATG AGACCTAGGTGGTCTTCTCGTCCTGATCGTGAACTCTTATCAGCAAAACTGGAGATCGAAAAAGGCCGTGTCGTATCAAATCCTTCTGGGCTTTATGCACCTATTTTCCGGGATGTTGCCAAGTTCTCAAG GAGTTATGCACTGATGGAACGCAGGCTCAAAGTTTACGTCTACAGAGAAGGAGATAAGCCTATATTTCACCAGCCAAGGACGAGGGGACTATATGCATCCGAAGGTTGGTTTATGAAACTGATGGAGGGAAATAAACGGTTCGTAGTGAAGGATCCTCGCAGAGCTCATTTGTTTTACCTGCCATTCAGTTCACAAAAGCTAAGAATTACTCTTGCTGAACAAAAGCTTAATGGTAAGCAGATGGAGCAATACCTAGAGAGGTACGTGCATTTAATCGCAGGAAGATATCGATTCTGGAACAGAACTGGGGGAGCAGACCATTTTCTTGTTGCTTGTCATGACTGG GCCTCTCAAATCACAAGGCAACCAATGAAAAATTGTATTAGGTCTCTCTGCAACTCAAATATTGCTAAAGGCTTCCAAATAGGAAAAGACACCACTCTACCAGTTACATATATACACTCTATGATGGATCCTCTAAGAGGTTTTACAGGTAAATCTCCTTCAGAGAGATCTATTCTCGCCTTCTTTGCGGGGAGCATGCATGGTTATCTCCGTCCCGTGCTGCTAAAACACTGGGAAAACAAAGAATCAGACATGAAAATTTTCGGTCCAATGGGGCGCGATATTGAAG AAGAGAAGTACCTTGCATTGCATTTGGGAGTGAAGAAGGTTCAGCAACATTTTCTGTGGCATAGGATTCCTGTTAAGTATGACTTGTTTCATATGATTCTTCATGCAATATGGAACAATAGGCTTTCTCAGATTAGACCAAGATAA
- the LOC112802102 gene encoding CRS2-associated factor 1, chloroplastic has product MALTVKLPIRFPIFAPIIDPYRTDEPTQISTEVRFSRWNNANAAKFNERRRTQQEIEDEIRRTRRFDSADKIAETAETSAVSSAAVKTFKSAGTPSAPSRPSIPGRKSKYSKPPAEPPRDSHAAVRFSSTPNSNPSRTQLAPANVRIGDDGISYVVEGAPFEFRYSYTETPAAKPVKIREPSYVPFGPATMPRPWTGRAPLPTSKKKLREFDSFVLPPADKKGVKPVQKPGPFLPGSGPKHVQSKEELLGEPLTKEEINALVAGTIKSARQLNIGRDGLTHNMLENIHALWKRRRVCKIKCKGVCTVNMDNVCQQLEERTGGKIIHRKSGTVYLFRGRNYNYRTRQRFPLMLWKPVSPVYPRLVKRVPEGLTLEEATEFRRKGRNLEPIFKLAKNGVYCDLVANVREAFEECELVRINCQGLNESDYRRIGGKLRDLVPCILLSFENEHILMWRGKKWRSSFPALEDDYNEANKIDVDSDNSNTPTSDAPELSEMSLQENSLEHLSSESYDTSISSSSADVSFSQAEVPYPIEDSNPPFSMVTDAASLSMGTCEVETTDDVRGSPPSGSTKPSVSVLESCENSIDGKVDPSTDGLLDSSNAADESLISTSSASCTEGVMLLWEQAVEKGSALVLDDRSLDADNVYQTAVAFAKSAPPGPVFSRSRKVRVQNNDEEEDSTFEKKEVTTVVIEGKMENTQKSSEIRRKDFDERQRNVVPQGTSRVDELVRLLT; this is encoded by the exons ATGGCTCTAACCGTCAAGCTGCCAATACGGTTCCCAATATTCGCGCCAATTATCGACCCGTATCGGACAGATGAACCGACCCAAATATCCACAGAGGTCAGATTCTCTCGTTGGAACAACGCCAACGCCGCCAAGTTCAACGAGCGCCGGCGAACCCAGCAGGAAATCGAGGATGAGATACGCCGCACGCGCCGCTTCGACTCTGCCGACAAAATCGCTGAAACCGCCGAGACTTCCGCCGTTTCCAGCGCCGCCGTTAAAACCTTCAAATCCGCCGGGACGCCCTCCGCTCCGTCGAGGCCTTCCATCCCCGGCAGGAAATCGAAGTACTCCAAACCGCCGGCGGAGCCCCCGCGGGATTCTCATGCTGCGGTTAGGTTTTCCAGCACCCCGAATTCGAATCCAAGCAGGACTCAATTGGCGCCAGCAAACGTGAGAATTGGCGATGACGGAATCTCCTACGTGGTCGAAGGCGCACCGTTCGAGTTTCGGTACAGCTACACGGAAACGCCAGCGGCGAAGCCGGTGAAGATTCGGGAGCCATCGTATGTGCCGTTCGGACCAGCGACAATGCCGCGGCCATGGACCGGACGGGCACCGCTGCCAACGAGCAAGAAGAAGTTGAGGGAATTCGACTCGTTCGTTCTGCCTCCGGCAGACAAGAAGGGGGTGAAGCCCGTCCAGAAGCCCGGACCCTTTTTACCCGGATCGGGCCCGAAACACGTGCAGTCGAAGGAAGAGTTGTTGGGGGAGCCATTGACGAAGGAAGAGATCAATGCGTTGGTTGCCGGCACCATCAAATCTGCCCGCCAGCTCAATATTG GTAGAGATGGTTTGACACATAACATGTTGGAGAATATACATGCTCTTTGGAAACGACGGAGAGTGTGCAAGATAAAGTGCAAAGGAGTGTGCACCGTCAACATGGATAATGTGTGCCAACAGTTAGAG GAAAGGACTGGGGGAAAAATCATTCATAGGAAAAGTGGTACGGTATACCTCTTCCGGGGCAGAAACTACAACTATAGAACACGCCAACGTTTTCCTCTGATGCTGTGGAAACCTGTATCTCCAGTATATCCTAGGTTGGTTAAGCGAGTTCCAGAAGGCCTAACACTAGAAGAAGCAACTGAATTTCGTCGGAAGGGAAGGAACTTGGAACCGATATTCAAGCTAG CAAAAAATGGTGTTTACTGTGACCTTGTAGCAAATGTCAGAGAGGCTTTTGAAGAGTGTGAACTAGTGCGAATAAATTGTCAAGGACTAAATGAAAGTGATTATCGAAGGATTGGAGGAAAACTAAGG GATCTTGTTCCATGCATATTGCTCTCATTTGAGAATGAACACATACTTATGTGGAGGGGAAAAAAGTGGAGGTCCTCTTTCCCAGCTCTCGAAGATGATTACAATGAAGCCAATAAAATTGATGTTGACAGTGACAATTCCAACACACCGACTTCAGATGCCCCAGAATTGTCTGaaatgtctttacaggagaattCATTAGAGcatctaagcagtgaatcttaTGACACTAGTATTTCTTCGAGTTCAGCTGATGTGAGTTTCTCTCAAGCTGAGGTGCCTTACCCTATAGAAGATAGCAATCCACCTTTCTCGATGGTTACTGACGCTGCTTCACTTTCTATGGGAACCTGTGAAGTTGAAACCACAGATGATGTCAGGGGTTCTCCACCTTCTGGTAGCACAAAACCAAGTGTTTCTGTGCTGGAAAGTTGTGAGAATTCTATTGATGGCAAGGTAGATCCTTCTACAGATGGGTTGCTAGATAGTTCAAATGCAGCTGATGAAAGTTTAATTTCAACATCATCTGCATCTTGCACAGAAGGAGTTATGTTACTGTGGGAGCAAGCTGTTGAGAAAGGTAGTGCACTTGTTTTAGATGACAGATCTTTGGATGCTGACAATGTTTATCAAACCGCAGTGGCTTTTGCCAAATCAGCTCCACCAGGGCCTGTTTTTAGCCGATCTAGAAAGGTTAGGGTTCAAAATAATGACGAGGAAGAAGATTCAACTTTTGAGAAAAAAGAAGTTACCACTGTTGTGATTGAAGGTAAAATGGAGAACACTCAGAAGAGTTCCGAAATtcgaagaaaagattttgatgagcGACAGAGGAATGTAGTGCCACAGGGAACATCAAGAGTAGATGAACTTGTGAGACTTCTGACATGA
- the LOC112802104 gene encoding protein REPRESSOR OF SILENCING 3 produces MEGQHNKTVRIFVGGLGESVTKQDLHSLFSTFGNVEAVETIRTKGRSFAYLDFLPSPTDDKSLSRLFSKYNGCVWKGGKLKLEKAKEHYLVRLKREWDEDAMSKIEHVSDKPVTTDKLEEKPTKESLKTKQLHIYFPRLRKVKSIPFTGTGKHKYSFQNIKVPLLPVHFCDCKEHCSPSGTEKGKLHIERATEIGGMNDEEINIMNVVMNKLFGKENVSEKKNLETEDSFESPAHPDDSEVGSSTDEDDLIINVNTKKNKSSIIGSEELQMILENQDSWSNKSKIGKEENDKSESDVHKGHKSNPNNKGKSLRKSERESIGHVSTTAKGKNNVQTLPDEVESGVQLVESEDDFGKPSKVLWSQKSSWKELLGNGGNTAFNATLIFPTEQERPDSPSQSISLSDKTENMEGHEHLGSEPTDTESTKELTEDNHTNTSALRKHAEAQPGDNNVELKKTGRGASWRRKQSWTQLVAGDNSSFSISQILAGITFSEPMAKGSTMDPANSNNPKHNNVGKDAINEVVTSDGRIPEKSQHDGGGANDTAYEEKSETREKEGSSEETVQKERSIARVEVGETCTFMRSCSSLKEWAKAKAALSGSLKRKRPNS; encoded by the exons ATGGAGGGGCAACACAACAAGACGGTGAGAATATTTGTCGGTGGATTGGGGGAATCAGTAACTAAACAAGACCTCCACAGTTTGTTCAGCACTTTCGGCAATGTCGAAGCAGTCGAAACAATCCGAACCAAAGGTCGCAGTTTCGCCTATCTTGACTTCCTTCCTTCTCCCACTGATGACAAATCTCTTTCCAGGCTTTTTAGCAAG TATAATGGTTGTGTTTGGAAGGGTGGGAAGTTGAAGCTCGAGAAGGCTAAAGAACATTATCTAGTGCGGTTGAAACGAGAATGGGATGAAGATGCTATGTCTAAGATTGAGCATGTTAGTGACAAACCAGTCACTACTGATAAGTTAGAGGAAAAGCCCACAAAAGAGAGTTTAAAGACAAAGCAGCTCCACATTTACTTCCCGAGGTTAAGAAAG GTAAAATCTATACCATTCACTGGAACTGGAAAGCACAAATACAGTTTCCAGAATATTAAAGTTCCTCTTCTCCCTGTGCATTTCTGTGATTGCAAGGAACATTGTAGTCCTTCTGGCACAGAAAAGGGAAAACTACATATTGAAAGGGCAACAGAAATTGGAGGAATGAACGATGAAGAAATTAACATAATGAATGTCGTGATGAACAAactatttggaaaagaaaatgtTTCCGAAAAGAAGAATCTTGAAACAGAGGATTCCTTTGAATCACCTGCACATCCTGATGACTCTGAAGTAGGTAGTTCAACAGATGAAGATGATCTCATTATTAACGTGaacacaaagaaaaataaatcatcCATTATAGGGAGTGAGGAACTTCAAATGATCTTGGAAAATcag GACTCATggtccaataaatcaaaaattggtAAGGAAGAAAATGACAAGAGTGAGTCTGATGTGCATAAAGGGCATAAGAGCAATCCCAACAATAAGGGAAAATCACTTCGCAAATCGGAAAGGGAAAGCATTGGACATGTGTCTACTACTGCTAAAGGAAAGAATAATGTGCAGACCCTTCCAGATGAGGTAGAATCTGGAGTGCAACTTGTTGAGTCAGAAGATGATTTTGGCAAACCGTCTAAAGTTTTATGGTCTCAGAAATCTTCATGGAAAGAACTACTTGGTAATGGAGGTAATACTGCTTTCAATGCCACTCTCATATTTCCTACAGAACAAGAAAGACCTGATAGTCCATCCCAATCCATATCTTTAAGCGACAAAACTGAAAACATGGAAGGGCATGAACACCTAGGGAGTGAACCCACCGATACAGAATCGACAAAGGAGCTCACTGAAGATAATCATACCAACACATCAGCATTAAGAAAGCATGCTGAAGCTCAGCCTGGTGACAACAATGTGGAGTTGAAGAAGACCGGTCGAGGTGCATCATGGCGACGGAAGCAATCATGGACACAACTGGTTGCTGGAGACAACAGTTCATTTAGCATTTCACAGATTTTGGCAGGCATTACATTCTCAGAGCCAATGGCCAAGGGGTCTACCATGGACCCTGCAAATTCCAACAATCCCAAGCATAATAATGTAGGTAAGGATGCCATTAATGAAGTTGTTACTAGTGATGGGCGTATACCGGAAAAGAGTCAACATGATGGTGGTGGTGCCAATGATACTGCATATGAGGAAAAGAGTGAGACAAGAGAAAAGGAAGGATCGTCTGAAGAAACAGTACAAAAAGAGAGATCCATTGCGAGGGTTGAAGTAGGCGAAACTTGCACATTCATGAGAAGTTGTTCTTCTTTGAAAGAGTGGGCGAAGGCTAAGGCTGCTTTAAGTGGATCACTCAAAAGGAAACGTCCCAACTCCTGA